The following proteins are co-located in the Candidatus Woesearchaeota archaeon genome:
- a CDS encoding DoxX family membrane protein, producing the protein MRSAQLPLPSTYVSYAPMILRLGLSIVFLWFGITQLVNPESFLGYIPQWLYPHPLDMMHEHPLQMFHQLPLTPHLIIMGNGIIEIILGGMLLLGLLTRIVALLLMGHLLVIMLGLGYNDIAVRDFGLFIATLSVFLHGPDQWCVDFRLQKT; encoded by the coding sequence ATGCGATCAGCTCAACTACCGTTGCCATCAACCTATGTTTCTTACGCACCGATGATTTTGCGTTTAGGTCTCAGCATTGTTTTTCTCTGGTTCGGTATTACTCAGCTGGTGAATCCTGAATCCTTTTTAGGATATATTCCCCAATGGCTTTATCCTCACCCTCTGGATATGATGCATGAACATCCCCTGCAGATGTTCCACCAACTTCCGCTTACCCCTCATCTCATTATCATGGGTAATGGCATTATTGAGATCATTCTTGGAGGCATGCTTTTGCTAGGGTTATTGACGCGTATCGTTGCGCTTCTCTTAATGGGACATCTTTTGGTTATTATGCTTGGACTTGGTTACAATGACATTGCTGTTCGTGACTTCGGATTGTTCATAGCTACCCTGAGTGTTTTCCTCCATGGCCCTGACCAATGGTGCGTTGATTTCCGTTTACAAAAAACTTAA
- a CDS encoding FAD-dependent oxidoreductase: MKQCPTCGSDAITLAVGGQIGKYECKSCGYIGPLILEETRQKQTNKPSLVILGAGFAGLAVAFTLRKKLGDQITITVVDKNSYNVFHPGLIEYVGGRLQREEITLDLPKRFLENNITFIQGKVMHLDRIKKQVYVAKASGNKPLHYDYLVIALGLETNTYGIQQLKEQTCFFKSLEDANRVRQTIKKITAAQHQLAIAIVGGGPTGVELAVSLRDYCITLFPYHRISFTIIHGSERLVKQLPLFVSKKIHSLLEKRKIKILLDTRVTKVSNHTLHFGDDQTMTADCILWVPGITLPKELEELPLESCANGIYVTPTLQTITDPCIFAVGDCATFKDEQLSQKTIKRAQTANYHGKLAADNIIAELFSKKKKTWKPSEIPTILTFNEDSMLHYKRWCFKSRFVLSLEHLIRFRHQWSYR, translated from the coding sequence ATGAAACAATGCCCAACGTGTGGTTCTGATGCCATTACCCTTGCTGTCGGGGGCCAGATCGGTAAGTATGAATGTAAGTCCTGTGGGTATATTGGGCCATTAATCCTCGAAGAAACGCGACAAAAGCAGACAAACAAACCCTCTCTTGTCATTCTCGGTGCAGGTTTTGCTGGCTTGGCGGTTGCATTTACCCTCAGAAAAAAACTGGGCGATCAAATAACAATTACGGTTGTCGATAAGAATTCATACAATGTGTTTCATCCCGGGCTTATCGAGTATGTTGGAGGAAGATTGCAGCGAGAAGAGATTACCCTTGATTTACCAAAGAGATTTCTCGAAAATAACATTACCTTTATCCAAGGAAAAGTAATGCACCTTGATCGAATAAAAAAACAAGTTTACGTGGCAAAGGCATCAGGAAACAAACCTCTGCACTATGATTATCTGGTCATTGCTTTGGGACTTGAGACAAACACCTATGGAATTCAGCAACTGAAAGAACAAACCTGTTTTTTTAAGTCGCTTGAAGACGCGAATAGGGTTCGTCAAACAATCAAAAAAATTACTGCAGCGCAGCATCAACTAGCTATTGCGATTGTTGGTGGTGGTCCAACAGGGGTTGAACTTGCAGTGAGTTTACGTGATTATTGTATTACCCTTTTTCCATATCATCGGATTTCTTTTACTATTATTCATGGGAGTGAACGCTTAGTCAAACAACTCCCGCTCTTCGTGAGCAAAAAAATCCATTCTCTCCTGGAAAAAAGGAAAATAAAGATTTTACTTGACACCAGGGTAACAAAAGTAAGTAACCACACCCTCCATTTTGGAGACGATCAAACAATGACTGCCGATTGCATTTTGTGGGTGCCCGGTATTACCTTACCTAAGGAACTAGAAGAGCTGCCTTTAGAATCATGTGCAAATGGTATTTATGTTACCCCAACACTCCAAACAATTACCGATCCCTGTATTTTTGCTGTTGGTGATTGTGCTACGTTCAAAGACGAGCAGCTTTCACAAAAAACAATTAAGCGAGCCCAAACTGCGAATTATCACGGAAAATTGGCTGCTGACAATATTATTGCCGAGCTTTTTTCCAAGAAAAAAAAGACATGGAAGCCTTCAGAGATTCCAACGATTCTGACGTTTAATGAAGACAGCATGCTCCATTACAAGCGATGGTGCTTCAAAAGCAGATTTGTTTTGTCCTTAGAACATCTTATCCGTTTTCGTCATCAATGGTCCTACCGGTAA
- a CDS encoding HAD family hydrolase, with protein sequence MTRRIVFLDRDGTVNEEPEDEIVDSVQKVRLLPNTIPALKLLVDNKFRLFIITNQIGISKGRLTIKQFHEINNYILRQLETEGISIEDTFCCPHGHQDNCNCRKPKSGMFEAAKQKYRLNLKGSYVIGDRQSDIQVGKCVGSKTIFVLTGKHLSPETIKPDFIAKDLLDAVKYILSHYSKGH encoded by the coding sequence ATGACAAGACGAATCGTTTTTTTAGATAGAGATGGAACGGTTAATGAGGAGCCAGAGGATGAAATTGTAGATTCAGTACAAAAAGTTCGATTATTGCCAAATACTATCCCTGCATTGAAATTGCTTGTAGATAATAAATTCAGGTTATTTATTATCACAAATCAAATAGGAATAAGTAAAGGGAGACTTACCATTAAACAGTTTCACGAAATCAATAATTACATTCTTCGACAATTAGAAACTGAAGGGATATCTATAGAAGATACTTTCTGTTGTCCCCATGGACATCAAGACAATTGTAATTGCAGAAAACCAAAATCCGGAATGTTTGAAGCAGCAAAACAAAAATATAGATTAAATCTTAAAGGGTCCTATGTCATCGGAGATAGACAATCTGATATTCAAGTTGGAAAATGTGTTGGAAGTAAAACAATATTCGTATTAACAGGAAAACACTTATCTCCTGAAACAATAAAGCCCGATTTCATTGCTAAAGATTTATTAGATGCTGTAAAATACATTCTTAGTCATTATAGCAAAGGGCACTAA
- a CDS encoding Lrp/AsnC family transcriptional regulator — protein sequence MGHLDKVERAILCGLDCNSRQALVSLGKSVRLTKESVHYRLKQLEARHIILGYPTIISLAKMGKMHVELFLKVHNVTLGLKHEMIHFFVQQPEIVSVASCKGNWDIILGIVVHDITELNRVKDRICDTYALYFAELSLSYTTETYFLGRKYLVGKDIHITQQVDKPAKESITPHDDHILASISQNARKSLLQIAHETGISAKVVAYHLKKLERTNIIQKYTVALNMNALGMTTYKLLLRIKHSSYKKTLLAFFHRQPNTVQVREVLANWSLEPTIEVESAEQFYAIVHAIEDQFGEAIMTHSSFMIDKDYKAEYYQ from the coding sequence ATGGGACATCTTGACAAAGTGGAACGTGCAATTCTCTGTGGGTTAGATTGTAATTCTCGCCAGGCATTGGTATCTCTCGGCAAATCCGTTAGGTTAACAAAAGAATCTGTCCACTATCGCCTGAAGCAGCTTGAAGCAAGGCATATCATCCTTGGCTATCCGACGATCATCAGTCTTGCGAAGATGGGAAAAATGCATGTAGAACTCTTTCTTAAAGTTCATAATGTTACTCTTGGATTAAAGCATGAAATGATTCATTTCTTTGTACAGCAACCAGAAATCGTGTCCGTTGCCAGTTGTAAAGGAAATTGGGATATCATCCTCGGAATCGTCGTTCATGATATTACTGAGCTGAACAGAGTAAAGGATAGAATTTGTGATACCTATGCGCTTTACTTTGCTGAATTATCGTTGTCATATACCACGGAAACTTATTTTCTCGGGAGAAAGTATCTTGTCGGAAAAGATATTCACATTACTCAGCAGGTGGATAAGCCTGCAAAAGAAAGCATCACTCCTCATGATGACCATATTCTTGCAAGCATCTCACAAAATGCACGAAAAAGTCTCCTTCAGATTGCTCATGAAACAGGTATATCTGCAAAAGTGGTTGCCTATCATCTTAAAAAATTAGAGAGAACCAACATCATCCAGAAATACACGGTTGCATTAAATATGAATGCTCTTGGTATGACGACCTACAAATTACTTTTGCGGATCAAGCACAGTTCCTATAAAAAAACCTTATTAGCATTTTTTCATCGGCAACCAAATACCGTCCAAGTTCGAGAGGTATTGGCAAACTGGAGCCTTGAACCAACCATTGAGGTGGAGTCTGCTGAACAGTTCTATGCTATTGTTCATGCGATTGAAGATCAATTTGGTGAGGCAATTATGACGCATAGCTCTTTTATGATTGACAAGGACTATAAGGCCGAGTATTACCAATAA
- a CDS encoding Ig-like domain-containing protein, which produces MHHDKKGQVTLFIILGFLLLSSLAFFLIIRGLNSEKQKEVLPVQAELSTATDAVNQYVLSCLKTIGEEGLTRLGIQGGYLSLNLNYLSTPTYNTTYLYYNGEVRMPELSVIEAELAQYIDSNLEICTNFSILPEVQVTAANQSKTRVTISTKEVSLVTQWDLSVTKGQNVQDRDRFTLALPVEFYDIFTTVSAILNATAQHPSLIDNYLLLQQNVSFIDYLLYDNDTVIYLLREDNARIKGKPYYFLFAAKTLPMGVPVSPRIQPVPLLEGTVGETFHYEVLANDPEGGDLFYGLQSPLFSIDNKTGIIHFIPTTFHKGDHVALLTVTTSRNVTNSMFLRFHIEGTNRPPVVIVRNQTVVYFQSLHYTPYTYDEESTQLTFYVVDAPEGVTMAEATGEITWTPHALGNYTITFGVNDSLAQTEAMFVVKVIP; this is translated from the coding sequence ATGCATCACGACAAAAAAGGCCAAGTTACTCTCTTTATTATTCTTGGCTTTCTTCTTCTGAGTTCACTTGCTTTTTTCCTGATCATTCGTGGTCTTAATTCTGAAAAGCAAAAAGAAGTTCTTCCGGTACAGGCAGAATTATCTACAGCAACCGATGCTGTCAATCAATATGTCCTTAGTTGTCTAAAGACCATCGGGGAGGAAGGATTAACACGTTTAGGAATCCAAGGGGGGTATCTTTCCCTTAATCTTAATTATCTCTCCACACCAACGTATAATACGACATACCTCTACTATAATGGTGAAGTGAGAATGCCAGAACTTTCGGTGATAGAGGCAGAGCTCGCGCAATATATTGATAGTAACCTTGAGATTTGTACGAATTTTAGTATTCTTCCCGAGGTTCAGGTTACTGCTGCTAACCAGAGCAAGACGCGCGTGACGATCAGTACAAAAGAAGTATCTTTGGTAACCCAATGGGATCTCTCGGTAACAAAGGGGCAGAATGTCCAAGACCGTGATCGTTTTACTCTTGCGCTTCCTGTAGAATTTTATGACATCTTCACAACCGTTTCTGCCATACTAAACGCAACTGCACAGCATCCATCATTGATTGATAATTATCTCTTGCTCCAACAGAATGTGTCATTTATAGACTATCTGTTGTATGACAATGATACGGTGATTTATCTTCTTAGGGAAGATAATGCTCGAATCAAAGGAAAGCCATACTATTTTCTTTTTGCAGCAAAAACATTGCCGATGGGTGTTCCAGTATCTCCAAGAATTCAGCCAGTCCCTCTTCTTGAGGGGACGGTTGGTGAAACTTTCCATTATGAAGTTCTTGCGAATGATCCTGAAGGGGGCGACCTCTTTTATGGTCTCCAAAGCCCCCTGTTTTCGATAGATAACAAGACGGGAATTATTCACTTCATTCCAACCACCTTCCATAAAGGCGATCACGTTGCACTCTTAACCGTTACCACTTCACGTAATGTAACAAACTCGATGTTCTTACGGTTTCATATTGAAGGAACAAATCGTCCTCCTGTTGTCATTGTACGCAATCAAACCGTGGTTTACTTTCAGTCGCTGCATTATACCCCGTATACCTACGATGAAGAAAGCACTCAACTCACCTTTTATGTTGTGGATGCGCCTGAAGGAGTAACTAT